Proteins co-encoded in one Pseudomonas fluorescens genomic window:
- a CDS encoding DUF4062 domain-containing protein: protein MSSKYQIFISSTYVDLKSPRDLVIKAVLEMGHIPVGMEMFSAADEQQWSIIKRQIDQSDYYVVILAHRYGSVTGEGISYTEKEYDYAVSKGIPILGFVLDSGAMWPAKHTETEAAQVLSLGQFRNKVKSRPVSFWKNNDDLYGKCSIALMKAFTAYPREGWIRASQHTDTLLTNELTRLSSENAKLREQLEKVSGSKDESRAREEKKNIQILKSNKREIFVFKKGGADWELATEADLLSLFLCLAPEMLVEISTSEIAEHAAVVLCGIPEKDLRDEFPVPTNAVKEWMADFATLGLVKPSEKKKPIKNTNEYWTLAEQGKSILGAIRRAQLELAVADDV from the coding sequence GTGAGTAGTAAATATCAAATATTTATCAGCTCCACCTATGTTGATTTGAAAAGTCCAAGAGACTTAGTAATAAAAGCTGTTCTTGAGATGGGGCATATCCCCGTCGGGATGGAGATGTTTAGTGCGGCGGATGAGCAGCAGTGGAGTATCATTAAGCGGCAAATAGATCAGAGTGATTATTATGTTGTCATTCTTGCTCATAGATACGGGTCTGTTACAGGGGAAGGCATAAGTTATACAGAAAAGGAATATGATTATGCGGTTTCTAAAGGTATACCAATATTAGGTTTTGTCTTGGATTCTGGTGCAATGTGGCCAGCCAAGCACACCGAAACTGAAGCAGCGCAGGTTTTATCTTTAGGCCAATTCCGAAACAAGGTTAAGTCTAGACCTGTTTCTTTTTGGAAAAATAACGATGACTTGTATGGTAAGTGTTCAATCGCACTGATGAAGGCATTTACGGCATATCCGCGCGAAGGGTGGATAAGAGCTTCGCAGCATACAGATACTCTACTGACGAACGAATTAACCCGGCTGAGTTCTGAGAATGCAAAACTTCGCGAGCAACTGGAAAAAGTTTCCGGTAGTAAGGATGAAAGCCGAGCCAGGGAGGAAAAAAAGAATATTCAGATTCTAAAGTCGAATAAAAGAGAGATTTTCGTATTCAAAAAAGGTGGCGCTGATTGGGAACTGGCAACAGAGGCAGATTTGTTAAGTTTGTTTCTGTGTTTGGCTCCAGAAATGCTTGTCGAAATATCTACCTCGGAAATTGCAGAGCACGCTGCTGTTGTTCTTTGTGGCATTCCGGAGAAGGACTTGCGAGATGAGTTTCCGGTACCGACGAACGCAGTCAAGGAGTGGATGGCTGATTTTGCAACTTTGGGGCTGGTTAAGCCCTCCGAAAAGAAGAAGCCTATAAAGAATACCAATGAGTACTGGACGTTGGCTGAGCAGGGTAAAAGTATACTTGGTGCAATAAGGCGGGCGCAGTTGGAGCTTGCTGTGGCTGATGATGTTTGA
- a CDS encoding fructose-bisphosphate aldolase, with protein sequence MTNKKPLYHCVDMSYPASDHPVLLINAEAPLSDLHACASERLEAVLKYLDLMACTSLPDHSEHDISTITTIARILVQDVRDVFRVIGQRAIES encoded by the coding sequence ATGACGAACAAAAAACCGCTCTACCACTGCGTTGACATGTCCTATCCGGCTTCGGATCACCCTGTCCTGCTGATTAATGCCGAAGCCCCCTTAAGTGACCTACATGCCTGCGCATCCGAACGCCTCGAGGCAGTCCTCAAGTATTTAGATCTCATGGCGTGCACCAGCCTCCCCGACCATTCCGAACACGACATCAGCACCATCACCACGATCGCGAGAATCCTGGTGCAGGACGTGAGGGATGTATTTCGGGTAATTGGGCAACGAGCAATTGAATCCTGA
- a CDS encoding HD domain-containing protein, translating to MTQTLERAIAIAATAHAGQVDKGGAPYILHPLKVMLRMSSLEERIVAVLHDVVEDCGISLEDLRKEGFSEAVLSAIESVTKVPGESYEDFVERAAQNPIGRVVKLADLEENSDLSRIALPSWEDLERIEKYRRAIGRLRA from the coding sequence ATGACTCAGACTCTAGAACGCGCCATCGCGATTGCCGCCACAGCCCACGCGGGGCAGGTGGACAAGGGTGGTGCGCCGTACATTTTGCATCCGCTGAAGGTCATGTTGCGCATGAGCAGCCTGGAAGAACGCATCGTCGCGGTGCTGCATGATGTGGTCGAGGACTGCGGCATCAGCCTGGAGGATTTGCGCAAGGAAGGTTTCAGCGAAGCCGTTTTGTCCGCCATCGAATCGGTGACCAAAGTGCCCGGCGAATCCTATGAGGACTTCGTCGAGCGGGCGGCGCAGAACCCGATCGGGCGGGTGGTGAAACTGGCGGATCTGGAGGAAAACAGCGACCTGTCGCGGATTGCCTTGCCGAGTTGGGAGGATCTCGAGCGGATCGAAAAATACCGGCGGGCGATTGGACGGCTGCGCGCCTGA
- a CDS encoding AbrB family transcriptional regulator has product MKSILCLLIAAGFGALLQFEGVPHGLLLGSILVTALVVTKFGIAPATPYGLGYIQVTLGIATGLMFEAWDSATVSTMLPSLGVLLLCLAVQVALAAWWLSRGAGWNRTDALLAVYPGALAAVFDLLESHQASSKVIIVHLMRLLLITVLVSLLIPGTAPAPAAEVDPLSTGMALTVLAVIGLSVVVGRLLLAVGVPAPFMLTAIIVTAVFVKSGWLQRFHMPDWSLNLAALILGVRIGSRFQGLGLAELGRHGRTALVSVGLMILVAAVFALAAARLLGSDALSLWLAYMPGAIETIAIVAFAGGLNVVFILTHHLARMVVLHFAPALLVQVRRVREET; this is encoded by the coding sequence ATGAAATCCATTCTGTGTTTGTTGATTGCTGCCGGGTTCGGCGCACTGTTGCAGTTCGAAGGCGTGCCCCACGGTTTACTGCTGGGCTCGATTCTTGTCACCGCACTTGTCGTGACTAAATTTGGCATCGCACCGGCGACGCCTTATGGTCTGGGCTACATCCAGGTCACGCTGGGTATCGCTACCGGGCTGATGTTCGAAGCGTGGGACAGCGCGACCGTCTCGACGATGTTGCCGAGCCTCGGCGTGTTGCTGCTGTGCCTGGCAGTGCAAGTGGCGCTGGCCGCCTGGTGGCTGTCGCGCGGTGCGGGGTGGAATCGCACGGATGCGTTGCTGGCAGTGTATCCCGGGGCGCTGGCGGCGGTGTTCGATTTGCTGGAATCGCATCAGGCGTCGAGCAAGGTGATCATCGTGCACTTGATGCGGCTGCTGCTGATCACGGTGCTGGTGAGTTTGCTGATTCCCGGAACTGCACCGGCTCCGGCGGCCGAAGTTGATCCCCTGTCCACGGGCATGGCGTTGACCGTGCTGGCAGTGATCGGCTTGAGCGTGGTGGTCGGGCGTTTGCTGCTCGCCGTTGGCGTGCCGGCGCCGTTCATGTTGACGGCAATCATCGTCACCGCCGTGTTTGTGAAATCAGGGTGGCTGCAGCGCTTTCACATGCCGGACTGGAGTTTGAATCTGGCGGCGCTGATTCTCGGTGTGCGGATCGGCTCCCGTTTTCAGGGATTGGGCCTCGCGGAACTGGGACGTCATGGCCGCACGGCGCTGGTGTCGGTCGGTTTGATGATTCTGGTCGCGGCGGTTTTTGCATTGGCGGCGGCACGGTTGCTGGGCAGCGATGCGTTGTCACTGTGGCTGGCGTACATGCCGGGGGCGATTGAAACCATCGCGATTGTGGCGTTCGCCGGCGGGTTAAATGTGGTGTTTATCCTGACTCACCATCTGGCGCGGATGGTGGTGCTGCACTTTGCGCCGGCGTTGCTGGTGCAGGTTCGGCGGGTTAGAGAGGAAACCTGA
- a CDS encoding DUF2955 domain-containing protein, protein MPTERSVPAQRALRLACGTALCTAASYGLALPLSFLSPVLAVLLLASMPRPLPAKTALVLTFVAALTTSLGLLLVPLLRYYPVCGVLLIGVGLFRVFTYGLRGGNVLIMTFLVIGMTMISAAGFASFELAMAVIGALVKGLLLAVVIVGLSHVLFPEPANSPAPPPTPALPAEDVPRVAMRATLIVLPTFLLVLIDPASYLPIILKAVSLGQQSTTTRTHHAGRELLGSTLLGGLLAVLFWCALSLFVHLWMFFLWMLLFGLFLARKLYRLHPTQLTPGFWLNTLITMIILLGQSVEDSAAGKDVYTAFAVRMGLFILVTLYSGVMMHLLVAHRDNRQGVTL, encoded by the coding sequence ATGCCTACTGAGCGCAGCGTTCCGGCGCAACGGGCCCTGCGTCTGGCTTGCGGCACGGCGTTGTGCACCGCTGCGAGTTACGGCCTCGCCTTGCCGCTGTCGTTTTTGTCGCCGGTGCTCGCGGTGTTGCTGCTGGCGAGCATGCCCCGGCCATTGCCCGCCAAAACCGCGCTGGTGCTGACGTTCGTTGCCGCGCTCACCACCAGTCTCGGCCTGTTGCTGGTGCCGTTGCTGCGTTATTACCCGGTGTGCGGCGTGCTGCTGATCGGTGTCGGTCTGTTTCGAGTATTCACCTACGGTTTGCGCGGCGGCAACGTGCTGATCATGACATTCCTGGTGATCGGCATGACCATGATCTCCGCCGCCGGCTTCGCCTCATTCGAGCTGGCCATGGCGGTGATCGGCGCGCTGGTCAAAGGCCTGTTGCTGGCCGTCGTCATCGTTGGGCTGAGCCACGTCCTGTTCCCGGAACCGGCCAACAGCCCCGCGCCACCACCCACGCCCGCCCTGCCCGCCGAAGACGTGCCCCGCGTAGCGATGCGCGCAACATTGATCGTGCTGCCGACCTTCCTGCTGGTGCTGATCGACCCCGCCAGCTACCTGCCGATCATCCTCAAAGCCGTCAGCCTCGGCCAGCAGAGCACCACCACCCGCACCCACCACGCCGGGCGCGAACTGCTCGGCTCAACCTTGCTCGGCGGACTGCTGGCGGTGCTGTTCTGGTGTGCATTGAGCCTGTTCGTGCACCTGTGGATGTTCTTTCTGTGGATGCTGCTGTTCGGGCTGTTTCTGGCGCGCAAACTCTATCGACTGCACCCGACGCAGCTCACGCCGGGGTTCTGGCTCAACACCCTGATCACCATGATCATCCTGCTCGGCCAGTCCGTTGAGGACAGCGCGGCGGGCAAGGACGTCTACACCGCGTTCGCGGTGCGCATGGGGTTGTTCATTCTGGTGACGCTTTACAGTGGTGTGATGATGCATTTGCTTGTCGCGCACCGGGACAACCGTCAGGGCGTGACGTTGTAA
- a CDS encoding HlyD family secretion protein produces MSDEAPPDPAKKGIRWVLLVIVLSLVWYLLADRFTPYTQQARVGAFVIPVAAEVAGRVIKVNVRNNQDVQAGDILFELDPQPLQIAVDRARADLENTRRTVGASTAGIASAQASLRAAQANELKTRQDNRRLEGLYKEDPGTVSVRLLEVSRANHEAAVSQVAAARAEVLRAQEQEGGNTDTNAKLLSAAATLAKAELDLANTRIGARSAGLITDLRTDVGQFAAAGSPVMTLITIQDVWVSADLTENNLGRIKPGTPVSIILDALPGEVLDGRVRSVGYGVSVGQTPPPGTLPTIQNSRDWLRPAQRFPVIIEFSEEAKKRLFESRSIRAGGQAEVMAFPSEGNLLNPLGRMFVWSMSWLSYAY; encoded by the coding sequence ATGAGTGATGAAGCGCCGCCGGATCCGGCGAAAAAAGGCATCCGCTGGGTGCTGCTGGTGATTGTGCTGAGCCTGGTCTGGTATCTGCTGGCCGACCGTTTTACGCCCTACACCCAGCAGGCGCGGGTCGGTGCGTTTGTGATCCCGGTGGCGGCGGAAGTCGCGGGGCGGGTGATCAAGGTCAACGTGCGCAACAATCAGGACGTGCAGGCTGGCGACATCCTCTTCGAGCTTGATCCGCAACCACTGCAAATCGCCGTCGACCGGGCCCGCGCCGACCTGGAAAACACCCGGCGCACGGTCGGCGCCAGCACCGCCGGCATCGCTTCGGCCCAGGCATCGTTGCGAGCGGCGCAGGCCAATGAACTTAAAACGCGCCAGGACAATCGGCGGCTGGAGGGTTTGTACAAGGAGGATCCGGGTACGGTTTCGGTTCGGCTTTTGGAAGTGTCACGGGCCAACCACGAAGCGGCGGTCAGCCAGGTTGCCGCCGCCCGGGCCGAAGTGCTGCGCGCCCAGGAGCAGGAAGGCGGCAACACCGACACCAACGCCAAACTGCTCAGCGCCGCCGCCACGCTGGCCAAGGCTGAACTGGATCTGGCCAACACCCGCATCGGCGCGCGCTCGGCGGGACTGATCACCGACCTGCGCACCGACGTCGGCCAGTTCGCCGCTGCCGGCAGTCCGGTGATGACGCTGATCACGATCCAGGACGTGTGGGTCAGCGCCGACCTCACCGAGAACAACCTCGGCCGGATCAAGCCCGGCACGCCAGTATCGATCATCCTCGACGCCCTGCCCGGCGAAGTGCTCGACGGCCGGGTGCGCAGCGTCGGTTATGGCGTCAGCGTCGGCCAGACGCCGCCGCCCGGCACCCTGCCGACGATCCAGAACAGCCGCGACTGGCTGCGCCCGGCGCAGCGCTTTCCGGTGATCATCGAGTTCAGCGAAGAGGCGAAAAAGCGTCTGTTCGAAAGCCGTTCGATTCGCGCTGGCGGCCAGGCGGAAGTCATGGCATTTCCCAGCGAGGGCAATCTGCTCAATCCACTCGGGCGGATGTTTGTCTGGTCGATGAGCTGGCTATCGTATGCCTACTGA
- a CDS encoding efflux transporter outer membrane subunit — MPATPALLIRPGHLLLLGALSLGGCLRLGPDFQPPAEVWSKQWQSPALEQASERGTLPDLRQWWQVFADPVLDRLISDAEARNSSLKIAGLRVLEARAQLGIADSGRYPQLQQASADSLYIDRHQSGGSNPQDLHFWQHSAAFDVGWELDFWGRFSRAIESADASYFAAQANYEDALVLLRAQVADTYFALRTTEARLRVARENAAQQKRNFEITEKLFRSGQTAELDLQQARTQYLGTLSSIPAFEDQLLRTRNALAVLVGQPPGGAAFLAEQPGLIPLVDRAVLQDVPANLLLRRPDVRAAELNVAAQSALVGVAETDLYPSLTLLGSIVWSSDTLGATPRSLDLIGGPSLRWNLFDYGRIHNNIRVQDARLQQLIEAYRDKVRQAAREADDAASGLTKALERERILGEAEGAARRSLVLANTQYREGYSDFQRVLDAQRALLELQDNYLVSRSNAVSNLIALYRAVGGGWQSAGPQIDSATRQQMQQRTDWGDLLSAPPPQPTYPIPSQVDRHE, encoded by the coding sequence ATGCCTGCAACGCCAGCCCTGCTGATCCGTCCCGGCCACCTGCTGCTGCTCGGTGCCCTGAGCCTTGGCGGCTGCCTGCGGCTGGGCCCGGATTTCCAGCCGCCGGCCGAGGTCTGGAGCAAGCAGTGGCAAAGCCCGGCGCTGGAACAGGCCAGCGAACGCGGCACGTTGCCGGATCTGCGCCAGTGGTGGCAGGTGTTTGCCGATCCGGTACTCGACCGTTTGATCAGCGACGCCGAAGCCCGCAACAGCAGCCTGAAAATCGCCGGCCTGCGGGTGCTCGAAGCCCGGGCGCAACTGGGCATCGCCGACAGCGGTCGCTACCCGCAACTGCAACAGGCCAGCGCCGACAGCCTGTACATCGACCGCCACCAGTCCGGCGGCAGCAATCCGCAGGACTTGCACTTCTGGCAGCACAGCGCCGCGTTCGATGTCGGCTGGGAACTGGATTTCTGGGGCCGCTTCAGCCGCGCCATCGAATCCGCCGACGCCAGCTACTTCGCCGCCCAGGCCAACTATGAAGACGCCCTCGTGCTGCTGCGCGCTCAAGTGGCCGACACCTACTTTGCCCTGCGCACCACAGAAGCCCGGCTGCGAGTCGCTCGGGAAAACGCCGCCCAGCAAAAGCGTAACTTCGAGATCACCGAAAAACTCTTTCGCAGCGGCCAGACCGCCGAACTCGACCTGCAACAGGCCAGGACTCAATACCTGGGCACCCTGAGCAGCATTCCGGCGTTCGAAGATCAATTGCTGCGTACCCGCAATGCGCTGGCGGTGCTGGTCGGCCAGCCGCCCGGTGGCGCGGCGTTTCTGGCGGAACAACCGGGGCTGATTCCGCTGGTGGATCGCGCCGTGTTGCAGGACGTTCCGGCGAACCTGCTGCTGCGCCGCCCCGATGTGCGCGCAGCGGAACTGAACGTTGCCGCGCAATCGGCGCTGGTTGGCGTGGCCGAGACCGATCTGTATCCGTCGCTGACCTTGCTCGGCAGCATCGTCTGGTCCAGCGACACCCTCGGCGCCACGCCGCGCAGTCTCGACCTGATCGGCGGCCCGAGCCTGCGCTGGAACCTGTTCGACTACGGCCGCATCCACAACAACATCCGCGTGCAGGATGCGCGCTTGCAGCAACTGATCGAAGCCTATCGCGACAAAGTCCGTCAGGCCGCCCGCGAGGCCGACGATGCCGCGAGCGGCCTGACCAAAGCGCTGGAACGCGAGCGCATTCTCGGCGAGGCCGAAGGTGCGGCGCGGCGTTCGCTGGTGCTGGCCAACACTCAATATCGTGAAGGCTATTCGGACTTTCAGCGGGTGCTCGATGCCCAGCGGGCGTTGCTGGAGCTACAGGACAACTATCTGGTCAGCCGCAGCAACGCCGTGAGCAACCTGATCGCCCTGTACCGCGCCGTCGGTGGCGGCTGGCAAAGCGCCGGGCCGCAGATTGATTCAGCGACCCGGCAGCAAATGCAGCAACGCACCGACTGGGGCGATCTGCTGAGCGCCCCGCCGCCCCAACCGACCTATCCGATTCCCTCGCAGGTAGACCGCCATGAGTGA
- a CDS encoding transporter suffix domain-containing protein yields MDTAQEPLAPTSANWRFKVGVAIICLMLGSWLMVPIAAALDVPGSKVAALTGVLFISNKVLLLLVIAVMGKAGFAELKRTIGHYISGVIPTPVAEVNPMRHKIGVVMFCLPLLSSFLEPYFDNFFPGVRPNLWQMQALGDLMFVGSFFVLGGNFWDKVHALFVRKARVVVE; encoded by the coding sequence ATGGACACTGCTCAAGAACCGCTTGCCCCCACCAGCGCCAACTGGCGTTTCAAGGTCGGCGTGGCAATCATCTGCCTGATGCTCGGTTCGTGGCTGATGGTGCCGATTGCCGCCGCCCTCGATGTGCCGGGCTCGAAAGTCGCGGCGCTGACCGGGGTGTTGTTCATCAGCAATAAAGTGCTGTTGCTGCTGGTGATCGCGGTGATGGGCAAGGCCGGGTTCGCCGAACTCAAGCGCACGATCGGCCACTATATTTCCGGCGTGATTCCGACCCCGGTGGCCGAAGTCAACCCGATGCGCCACAAGATCGGCGTGGTGATGTTCTGCCTGCCGCTGCTGTCGTCCTTCCTGGAACCGTATTTCGACAATTTCTTCCCGGGTGTGCGGCCCAACCTCTGGCAGATGCAGGCGCTGGGCGACTTGATGTTCGTCGGCAGCTTTTTCGTGCTGGGCGGCAATTTCTGGGACAAGGTGCATGCGCTGTTCGTGCGCAAGGCGCGGGTGGTGGTGGAGTAA
- a CDS encoding NAD(P)H-dependent oxidoreductase codes for MNVLLVYAHPEPQSLNGALKDFTVQRLEAAGHTVQVSDLYAMNWKASLDADDSPGRDSTRPFDASLDSKLAFEQGRQATDITAEQAKLLWADTLILQFPLWWFSMPAILKGWVERVYAYGFAYGVGEHSDSRWGDRYGEGTLKGKRAMLMVTAGGWESHYSPRGINGPIDDLLFPIHHGILYYPGFEVLPPFVVYRTGKMDEARFTQTCKELGARLDELWSTRPIGFRRQNAGDYEIPALTLKDDIAPGSEGFAAHLK; via the coding sequence ATGAATGTGCTACTGGTCTACGCCCACCCCGAACCGCAATCGCTCAACGGCGCGCTCAAGGACTTCACCGTCCAGCGCCTGGAAGCCGCCGGCCATACCGTGCAGGTTTCCGATCTCTACGCCATGAACTGGAAAGCCAGCCTCGACGCCGATGACAGCCCGGGTCGCGACAGCACTCGCCCGTTCGACGCGTCCCTCGATTCGAAACTCGCCTTCGAACAAGGACGGCAAGCCACCGACATCACCGCCGAGCAGGCCAAACTGCTGTGGGCCGACACCCTGATCCTGCAGTTTCCGCTGTGGTGGTTTTCCATGCCGGCGATTCTCAAGGGCTGGGTCGAGCGCGTGTACGCCTACGGATTTGCTTACGGTGTCGGCGAGCATTCGGATTCTCGTTGGGGCGACCGCTACGGCGAAGGCACCTTGAAAGGCAAACGGGCGATGCTGATGGTGACCGCCGGTGGTTGGGAATCGCACTACAGCCCGCGCGGAATCAACGGCCCGATCGATGATCTGCTGTTCCCGATTCATCACGGGATTCTGTATTACCCGGGCTTCGAGGTGCTGCCGCCGTTCGTGGTCTATCGCACCGGAAAAATGGATGAGGCGCGGTTTACCCAAACGTGCAAGGAGCTGGGTGCGCGGCTGGATGAGTTGTGGAGTACGCGGCCGATCGGATTTCGGCGGCAGAATGCCGGCGATTACGAGATTCCGGCGTTGACCTTGAAGGATGATATTGCGCCGGGCAGCGAAGGCTTCGCCGCCCACCTCAAATAA
- a CDS encoding LysR family transcriptional regulator: MNNLRRLDVNLLLTLDVLLSEHNVTRAAKRLHLSQPSVSVHLARLREIFGDPLLLPGPRGMRPTARADELREPLREALEALERAVAPASPFDPAQATHTWKVAASDYGESTILLPALGGLRTQAPGTRLAVLDLSPRQLVKQAEQGVIDLALHTSEDAPLELHRRALFTERYVLAGRAGHPKLQRKPTRAQFCELEHVLVSPEGGGFFGVTDKALAEVGLTRNVVLSVPHFLLLMSVLASTDLVAMLPSRLARGNAALQVVEPPLEVPGYEMAMLWAERSHRDPAHKWFREHLAASV; the protein is encoded by the coding sequence ATGAATAATTTGAGACGGCTGGATGTCAACCTGCTGCTGACCCTTGATGTGCTGTTGTCCGAGCACAACGTCACCCGCGCCGCGAAGAGGCTGCACCTGTCGCAGCCTTCGGTGAGCGTGCATCTGGCCCGGTTACGGGAGATTTTTGGCGATCCACTGTTGCTGCCAGGACCCCGTGGCATGCGCCCGACGGCGCGGGCCGATGAATTGCGCGAACCGTTGCGCGAGGCGCTGGAAGCGTTGGAGCGGGCGGTGGCGCCGGCCAGTCCGTTCGACCCGGCGCAGGCGACCCACACCTGGAAAGTCGCGGCCTCTGACTATGGCGAATCGACCATTCTGCTGCCGGCCCTCGGCGGGCTGCGCACCCAGGCGCCGGGCACGCGACTGGCGGTGCTGGACCTGTCGCCCCGGCAACTGGTCAAGCAGGCGGAGCAGGGCGTGATCGACCTGGCGCTGCACACCAGCGAGGATGCGCCGCTGGAGCTGCACCGGCGTGCGCTGTTCACCGAACGTTATGTACTGGCCGGTCGCGCCGGGCACCCGAAACTGCAACGCAAGCCGACCCGCGCGCAGTTCTGCGAGCTGGAGCATGTGCTGGTGTCGCCGGAAGGCGGAGGTTTTTTCGGGGTGACGGACAAGGCGCTGGCGGAGGTGGGGCTTACGCGAAACGTGGTGCTGTCGGTGCCGCACTTTCTGTTGCTGATGTCGGTGCTGGCCAGCACCGATCTGGTGGCAATGCTGCCGTCACGGCTGGCGCGCGGCAATGCCGCGCTGCAAGTGGTCGAGCCACCGCTGGAAGTGCCGGGCTACGAAATGGCCATGCTCTGGGCCGAGCGTTCGCATCGCGACCCGGCGCACAAATGGTTTCGCGAGCATCTGGCGGCGTCGGTCTGA
- a CDS encoding DeoR/GlpR family DNA-binding transcription regulator yields the protein MHDHSASELPSLRRQKILLILERDGKVMASELSQHFAVSEDTIRRDLAELDNAGLVQRVHGGALPRPKDTGKDYFTRLDEIDEVKIRLAQLAAQQVRNGQTVMFDSGSTSLQVARSLPRDISLTAVTASPMTAIALSEYPGIKVILAGGQLNPKTMSAGGHEALRLLSGIKADLAITGVCAIHPEVGITSLHFDEVPVKQALLDCATRVIAVTTADKLGAVEPFVVAPCERLHTLITERHVASGNIEDYRRLGIEVEQLQD from the coding sequence ATGCACGATCATTCCGCTTCCGAGCTTCCTTCCCTGCGTCGGCAGAAAATCCTTCTGATCCTCGAACGTGACGGCAAGGTCATGGCTTCCGAGTTGAGCCAGCATTTTGCGGTGTCCGAAGACACCATCCGCCGCGATCTCGCCGAGCTGGACAACGCCGGGCTGGTGCAGCGGGTGCATGGCGGGGCGCTGCCGAGGCCCAAGGACACCGGCAAGGACTACTTCACCCGGCTGGACGAGATCGACGAGGTGAAGATTCGTCTGGCGCAATTGGCGGCGCAGCAGGTGCGGAACGGGCAGACGGTGATGTTCGACTCCGGTTCCACCTCGTTGCAGGTGGCGCGCTCCTTGCCCAGGGACATCAGCCTCACGGCGGTGACAGCGTCGCCGATGACGGCGATTGCGTTGTCCGAATATCCGGGCATCAAGGTGATTCTGGCGGGCGGGCAATTGAATCCGAAAACCATGTCGGCTGGCGGTCATGAGGCGCTGCGGCTGTTGTCGGGGATCAAGGCGGATCTGGCGATCACCGGGGTCTGCGCGATTCATCCGGAGGTGGGCATCACCTCGTTGCACTTCGATGAAGTGCCGGTCAAGCAGGCGCTGCTCGACTGTGCGACGCGGGTAATTGCCGTGACCACGGCGGACAAGCTCGGGGCGGTGGAACCGTTTGTGGTGGCGCCGTGCGAGCGCTTGCACACGCTGATCACCGAACGGCATGTGGCGTCGGGGAATATTGAGGACTATCGGCGGTTGGGGATTGAGGTTGAGCAACTGCAGGATTGA